In Janthinobacterium rivuli, a single genomic region encodes these proteins:
- the dcm gene encoding DNA (cytosine-5-)-methyltransferase, with product MIPISDELTLLEQVLESYDLKYIAEHLNQVSPGRWTRELLKRWVGAKEELRLSEAEFNHLQTLIPEAPHRKNHDFDFIDLFAGIGGIRKGFEEAGGRCVFTSEWNPYAVRTYKANHYSDPLNHKFNSDIREVTLSAKPDVTEAEAYRFIEANVPDHDVLLAGFPCQPFSIAGVSKKNSLGRKHGFECDTQGTLFFDVARIIAAKRPVAFVLENVKNLKSHDKGNTFRVIMKALDELGYWVADADSSSNEDYKIIDGRHFVPQHRERIVLVGFRKDLNVHEGFSLKDVANLYPKVKPTLGDILEKEVQPNYILTPKLWQYLFNYSIKHKAKGNGFGYGLVKAHEVTRTLSARYYKDGSEILIDRGFDPKLDLEHKKNLENRPRRLTPRECARLMGYDAPGEYGFRIPVSDTQAYKQFGNSVVVPVFAAVAKLMKDRIISAKILAAQQPRDRNRFVA from the coding sequence ATGATTCCCATTAGTGATGAGCTTACCCTGCTGGAGCAGGTACTTGAAAGCTATGACCTAAAATACATCGCTGAACACCTAAATCAGGTATCCCCGGGCAGGTGGACACGTGAATTATTGAAGCGGTGGGTTGGTGCGAAAGAAGAACTTCGACTAAGTGAGGCAGAGTTCAATCATCTGCAAACACTCATTCCTGAAGCTCCGCATCGTAAAAATCACGACTTCGACTTCATCGACCTCTTCGCTGGAATCGGTGGCATCCGCAAAGGCTTTGAAGAAGCGGGAGGTCGATGTGTTTTTACCAGCGAATGGAATCCTTACGCCGTTCGAACCTACAAAGCCAACCATTACAGTGACCCTCTAAATCATAAGTTCAACTCGGATATCCGTGAAGTGACGTTGAGCGCTAAACCAGATGTCACAGAGGCTGAAGCGTATCGATTTATCGAGGCTAACGTACCTGATCACGACGTACTACTGGCTGGCTTTCCATGTCAGCCATTCTCGATTGCTGGTGTATCCAAGAAAAATTCGCTAGGCCGCAAACATGGCTTCGAATGTGACACGCAAGGCACCCTCTTCTTCGATGTGGCGAGGATAATTGCAGCAAAGCGACCAGTCGCATTTGTACTTGAAAACGTAAAAAATCTGAAGAGCCATGACAAGGGCAATACCTTCCGTGTAATTATGAAGGCACTTGACGAACTCGGCTATTGGGTTGCGGACGCTGATAGCAGCAGCAATGAGGACTATAAAATCATCGATGGCAGACACTTCGTTCCCCAACATCGCGAACGGATTGTGCTCGTAGGCTTCCGCAAAGACCTCAATGTACATGAGGGTTTTAGCCTCAAGGACGTAGCAAACCTGTATCCAAAAGTTAAGCCTACCTTGGGCGATATCCTTGAGAAGGAAGTTCAACCGAACTACATACTAACGCCAAAGCTGTGGCAGTATTTGTTCAACTACTCCATCAAGCACAAGGCCAAAGGTAATGGCTTCGGTTACGGACTTGTAAAGGCCCACGAAGTCACGCGTACATTGTCTGCTCGCTACTACAAAGATGGCTCTGAGATTCTTATTGATCGCGGCTTTGATCCTAAACTTGATCTCGAACACAAAAAGAATCTTGAGAATCGTCCTCGCCGTCTAACACCTCGTGAGTGTGCTCGCCTCATGGGGTACGATGCTCCTGGAGAGTATGGTTTTCGCATTCCCGTATCTGACACTCAAGCCTATAAACAGTTCGGCAATTCCGTTGTCGTTCCTGTATTTGCGGCGGTTGCAAAACTAATGAAAGATCGAATCATTAGTGCAAAGATATTGGCAGCACAACAACCTCGTGATCGCAACAGGTTCGTAGCGTAA
- a CDS encoding very short patch repair endonuclease produces the protein MRAIRAKNTSPELTLRKILFARGLRFRLHVNALPGKPDIVLPKYRVAIFVHGCFWHGHNCYLFKLPRTRREFWEAKISKNKQRDIRDNEALVRAGWSVLSVWECALKGRLKWDTNELADRITTWIYANSGRESKTEIKHQ, from the coding sequence ATGCGGGCGATCCGGGCGAAGAACACTAGCCCAGAGCTCACTCTTCGCAAAATACTCTTCGCCCGCGGCTTGCGTTTTCGCCTTCACGTGAATGCACTTCCGGGCAAACCAGATATCGTTCTACCCAAATACCGTGTAGCCATATTTGTCCATGGCTGCTTTTGGCATGGGCACAACTGTTATCTATTCAAACTTCCGAGAACCAGGCGAGAGTTCTGGGAAGCCAAAATCTCAAAAAATAAACAACGTGACATCCGCGATAACGAGGCTCTAGTGCGAGCGGGCTGGAGTGTGCTAAGTGTATGGGAGTGTGCCCTGAAAGGCAGACTTAAATGGGATACAAACGAACTAGCTGATCGCATAACGACATGGATTTACGCCAACTCTGGCAGAGAGAGCAAGACTGAAATAAAGCACCAATAG
- a CDS encoding MvaI/BcnI family restriction endonuclease — MNIQLPPSASEFEHNPSSMHELSALLGNIGADVAFLKVLPKNANDKNQIYIASDFGVIFDLFDVTLSERGESTSETKDRSAPGKRIPEAVFNDFAWLRRDRTEVKARRVKAIIYTQYPEARLSGLQTIDGSMPPSLSVNFTKLNPDAKRLLVLARLARGKCVGLVCVDMSPGFEAEIKELPGFERAPACKRLTIEQNRSAELEARLASVVGKQLRGCRLDAFGQTLPFSGTQVCGYTLEHALGIVPNSNKDGDLFGIELKTHTKPKVTLFTPEPDGGVYAKDFTTFMKTYGYLDADGDYRVTGLHRANEVCSKSGLTLQVRECRQDSDGAVCAYPYNPKTPLTPKLDSIDVALVGPKGEVAASWSLERLMNCWGAKHNEVVYLTASKNTNPNVNEHAQGYEHLVTFGEKVMWCRDTTAEKLLNAINSGVIYLDPAPKLHATDPAKNKRRAQWRVNDITKAAHALYQHVEFRQIITTENMIQFRTQPDMQKTAPTQSILFPDVEVEMEEVNVKI; from the coding sequence ATGAACATCCAGCTACCACCTTCAGCATCAGAATTCGAACATAACCCCAGTTCGATGCATGAACTAAGTGCCCTACTAGGCAACATTGGTGCGGATGTCGCCTTTCTGAAAGTTTTGCCGAAAAATGCAAATGATAAGAATCAGATCTACATAGCTTCCGACTTCGGGGTGATTTTTGACTTGTTCGATGTAACGCTGTCTGAACGCGGTGAAAGCACCAGCGAAACAAAAGATCGTTCGGCCCCCGGCAAACGAATTCCTGAGGCAGTCTTCAACGATTTTGCATGGCTGCGACGCGACCGTACAGAAGTCAAGGCCCGCCGTGTAAAGGCTATCATTTACACACAGTATCCTGAAGCAAGGTTATCCGGACTGCAAACGATAGACGGATCGATGCCGCCGTCGCTCTCTGTCAACTTCACAAAACTGAATCCAGATGCCAAACGACTTTTGGTACTAGCAAGACTTGCTCGCGGTAAGTGTGTGGGTCTTGTATGCGTCGACATGAGCCCTGGCTTTGAAGCAGAAATCAAAGAGCTACCTGGATTTGAACGTGCTCCAGCGTGCAAGCGCCTGACAATTGAACAGAATCGCAGCGCTGAACTTGAAGCACGCCTTGCTTCAGTTGTAGGGAAACAACTCCGTGGCTGCCGACTTGATGCCTTTGGACAAACGCTACCGTTCTCTGGAACTCAGGTCTGCGGTTATACCCTAGAGCACGCACTCGGCATTGTTCCAAATTCAAACAAAGATGGCGACTTATTCGGTATCGAGCTCAAAACTCATACGAAACCGAAAGTCACACTATTTACCCCAGAGCCAGACGGAGGAGTTTATGCTAAAGACTTCACTACGTTCATGAAAACGTATGGATATCTTGATGCCGACGGCGACTACCGAGTAACCGGCTTGCACCGCGCAAATGAAGTGTGCTCAAAATCAGGCCTCACTTTGCAGGTGCGCGAATGTCGCCAAGATTCTGACGGTGCGGTTTGCGCATATCCCTATAATCCCAAAACGCCGCTTACACCAAAACTCGACAGCATTGATGTCGCGCTAGTCGGCCCAAAAGGCGAAGTTGCTGCCTCTTGGAGCCTAGAGAGGTTGATGAACTGCTGGGGTGCAAAGCATAACGAGGTTGTATATTTAACTGCATCAAAAAACACAAATCCAAATGTAAATGAACATGCTCAAGGATATGAGCACCTCGTCACATTTGGCGAAAAAGTTATGTGGTGCAGAGACACTACTGCGGAAAAGTTACTCAATGCGATCAATAGCGGAGTTATCTATCTTGATCCCGCACCTAAACTACATGCAACTGACCCTGCAAAGAACAAACGCCGTGCGCAATGGCGTGTCAACGATATCACCAAGGCAGCGCATGCGTTGTATCAACACGTTGAGTTCCGACAGATCATAACGACGGAAAATATGATCCAATTCAGAACACAACCTGATATGCAAAAAACAGCTCCTACAC